Proteins encoded in a region of the Haloglomus salinum genome:
- a CDS encoding 50S ribosomal protein L21e: MPSSNGPLHGTRNKLRNKPRERGTSPPQRAVEEFEAGDKVHLHIDPSVPDGRFHPRFNGHTGEIEAQQGRAYKVTITDGSKEKTIITKPAHLRRQTE, encoded by the coding sequence ATGCCGAGCTCCAACGGGCCCCTTCACGGAACACGCAACAAGCTACGGAACAAGCCCCGCGAGCGGGGGACCTCCCCGCCGCAGCGCGCCGTCGAGGAGTTCGAGGCGGGCGACAAGGTCCACCTCCACATCGACCCGAGCGTGCCGGACGGCCGCTTCCACCCCCGATTCAACGGTCACACCGGTGAAATCGAGGCTCAGCAGGGCCGTGCCTACAAGGTGACCATCACCGACGGCAGCAAGGAGAAGACCATCATCACGAAGCCCGCGCACCTCCGCCGACAGACGGAGTAA
- a CDS encoding RNA polymerase Rpb4 family protein yields the protein MTIFKETLDAEYVTTAEAKELLAEVEQERALDEDREMRYELARAIDHANRFAAMSAEDGRALVEDLLELEKLDEKTAHKIADTLPQDRDEVRSVFAQERYALDGDELDEVLNIVAKYA from the coding sequence ATGACGATCTTCAAGGAGACGCTCGACGCCGAGTACGTCACCACCGCCGAGGCCAAGGAGCTGCTGGCGGAGGTCGAGCAGGAGCGCGCGCTCGACGAGGACCGCGAGATGCGCTACGAACTGGCGCGCGCCATCGACCACGCCAACCGCTTTGCCGCCATGAGCGCCGAGGACGGCCGTGCGCTGGTCGAGGACCTCCTCGAACTGGAGAAGCTCGACGAGAAGACCGCCCACAAGATCGCCGACACCCTCCCGCAGGACCGCGACGAGGTCCGGTCCGTGTTCGCCCAGGAGCGCTACGCGCTCGACGGCGACGAACTCGACGAGGTCCTCAACATCGTCGCGAAGTACGCCTGA
- a CDS encoding translation initiation factor eIF-2B: protein MIDETVAEIRDMQTHSSSVVAVKAAEALREVLDRDYPSLEEYVRDLERNSQALKRAQPSHATLHTTQGQIQASVTDVDHEDVAAAKAATEDAIEAVVEQVETGKRQAAENAADALRDGDVVLTHDYSSTVLEALELAAAEGRHLEVYVTEARPRYLGRKTARTLAGIDRIEPHLLVDSACGEVLPECDRVMVGMDCIVEDTFYNRVGTFPIAATAAELAVPVTVVGASTKVIDEGGFQFQNEFRPASEVMLEPADGFDIENPAYDATPMHLVDSVITDEGTLSP from the coding sequence ATGATCGACGAGACGGTCGCGGAGATCCGCGACATGCAGACCCACAGCTCCTCTGTCGTGGCGGTGAAGGCGGCCGAGGCGCTGCGGGAGGTGCTGGACCGCGACTACCCGTCGCTCGAGGAGTACGTTCGGGACCTCGAACGGAACAGCCAGGCGCTCAAGCGCGCCCAGCCCTCCCACGCGACGCTGCACACCACGCAGGGACAGATACAGGCCTCCGTCACGGACGTCGACCACGAGGACGTGGCGGCCGCGAAGGCGGCCACCGAGGACGCCATCGAGGCGGTCGTCGAGCAGGTCGAGACCGGCAAGCGGCAGGCCGCCGAGAACGCCGCCGATGCGCTCCGTGACGGTGACGTGGTCCTCACGCACGACTACTCCTCGACCGTGCTCGAGGCGCTGGAACTCGCGGCCGCCGAGGGCCGCCACCTCGAGGTGTACGTGACCGAGGCGCGCCCGCGCTACCTCGGGCGCAAGACGGCCCGCACGCTCGCGGGTATCGACCGCATCGAGCCCCACCTGCTCGTGGACTCGGCCTGTGGCGAGGTCCTCCCCGAGTGCGACCGCGTGATGGTCGGGATGGACTGCATCGTCGAGGACACGTTCTACAACCGCGTCGGCACCTTCCCCATCGCCGCAACCGCGGCCGAGCTCGCGGTCCCGGTCACCGTCGTCGGCGCCTCGACGAAGGTCATCGACGAGGGCGGGTTCCAGTTCCAGAACGAGTTCCGGCCCGCGAGCGAGGTCATGCTCGAACCCGCCGATGGGTTCGACATCGAGAACCCCGCGTACGACGCGACGCCGATGCATCTCGTCGACTCGGTCATCACGGACGAGGGGACGCTGTCGCCCTGA